The following are encoded in a window of Rhabdothermincola sediminis genomic DNA:
- a CDS encoding cytochrome c-type biogenesis protein: MASVLVVALAVGATRTREPDTLQDRVTAIAKTVKCPTCRGESVADSNAPISKEIRRDIAARLEQGQSPGEIRAAYVTQWGDEILLTPSGRGVSGLVWAIPVVAVVLAGAGLVVVFRRWRSSSPPQVSEDDRKLVEQALSARAGPEEQP; this comes from the coding sequence ATGGCCTCGGTGCTCGTGGTGGCGCTCGCGGTGGGCGCGACCCGCACCCGGGAGCCGGACACGCTCCAGGACCGGGTGACCGCGATCGCCAAGACCGTGAAATGCCCCACCTGCCGGGGGGAATCCGTTGCCGACTCGAACGCCCCCATCTCCAAGGAGATCCGCCGGGACATCGCCGCCCGGCTCGAGCAGGGGCAGTCGCCCGGGGAGATCCGGGCCGCGTACGTGACCCAGTGGGGCGACGAGATCCTGCTCACCCCGAGCGGCCGCGGCGTTTCCGGTCTCGTGTGGGCCATACCGGTGGTCGCGGTGGTGCTCGCCGGGGCCGGCCTGGTGGTGGTGTTTCGCCGATGGCGCTCGTCGAGTCCTCCGCAGGTGTCCGAAGACGATCGGAAGCTGGTCGAGCAGGCGCTCTCAGCTCGCGCGGGACCGGAGGAGCAGCCGTGA
- a CDS encoding redoxin family protein encodes MTEPLLASRRHTARWVALTVGVALIAFVVVLATRPSADARGVSSALVGKPVPRVSGTTLSGETFDIDQYRGRWVVVNFFATWCVPCQVEHPELVEFTDRHRVDGRVQVVSVAFQDDPAVIRRFFAERGGDWPVVVGDTGPTALAFGVTGVPESYVVSPDGIVVAKFLGVTADQLDSVMGLGASAGSVSGDGGG; translated from the coding sequence GTGACCGAGCCGCTGCTGGCGAGCCGCCGGCATACGGCCCGGTGGGTCGCGCTCACCGTCGGCGTGGCGCTCATCGCCTTCGTCGTGGTGCTCGCCACTCGCCCGAGTGCGGACGCCCGCGGGGTGTCGAGCGCGCTGGTCGGCAAGCCCGTGCCCCGGGTGAGCGGCACCACGCTCAGCGGTGAGACCTTCGACATCGACCAGTACCGAGGCCGGTGGGTGGTCGTGAACTTCTTCGCCACCTGGTGCGTGCCGTGCCAGGTCGAGCATCCCGAGTTGGTCGAGTTCACCGATCGCCATCGGGTCGACGGCCGGGTGCAGGTGGTGAGCGTCGCATTCCAGGACGACCCGGCGGTGATCCGGCGGTTCTTCGCCGAGCGGGGTGGTGACTGGCCGGTGGTGGTGGGCGACACCGGCCCCACCGCGCTGGCGTTCGGGGTCACCGGCGTCCCGGAGTCCTACGTGGTGAGCCCCGACGGGATCGTGGTGGCCAAGTTCCTCGGCGTGACCGCCGACCAGCTCGATTCGGTCATGGGCTTGGGCGCATCTGCCGGTTCCGTGAGTGGGGACGGTGGAGGTTGA